A DNA window from Sphaeramia orbicularis chromosome 22, fSphaOr1.1, whole genome shotgun sequence contains the following coding sequences:
- the ptgr2 gene encoding prostaglandin reductase 2 isoform X1, with protein MQVHTVVLNSRPGTDGVPVPENFRLEEKTLTTDLKDGEVLVRTLYLSVDPYMRCRMNEETGADYLKPWQLSECLDGGGVGVVESSRCTSCPEGCVVTSFNWPWQTHAVMKGGALQKVDPQLVDGHLSYFLGAVGITGLTALLGVREKGHVTKGANQTMVVSGAAGACGSIAGQIGRLDGCVRVVGICGSDDKCRALVEDLGFSAAINYRQDDVCARLKECCPDGIDVYFDNVGGHISETVIAQMNKGSHVILCGQISQYNKDVPYPPPLSVETQNALQRNCITRERFLVLSYMHKAEAALCELSQWVKSGQIKVLETVVNGIENMGVAFCSMMKGGNVGKQIIKISD; from the exons ATGCAGGTGcacacagtggttctcaactccAGACCTG GTACAGACGGGGTGCCAGTTCCTGAAAACTTCCGCCTAGAGGAGAAGACTTTAACAACAGACCTCAAGGATGGAGAAGTGCTCGTCCGAACGCTTTACCTCTCAGTTGACCCCTACATG CGATGCCGAATGAACGAAGAAACAGGTGCAGATTACCTGAAGCCGTGGCAGCTGTCCGAGTGTTTGGATGGTGGCGGTGTGGGTGTGGTGGAGTCCAGCCGCTGCACTTCCTGTCCTGAGGGATGCGTGGTCACCTCCTTTAACTGGCCTTGGCAAACTCATGCTGTTATGAAAGGAGGTGCCTTACAGAAG GTGGATCCACAGTTAGTTGATGGGCATTTGTCCTACTTTTTGGGTGCGGTTGGCATCACTGGCCTCACTGCATTGCTGGGAGTACGGGAGAAAGGTCACGTGACAAAAGGGGCCAATCAGACCATGGTTGTGAGCGGTGCTGCTGGGGCCTGTGGTTCCATAGCTGGACAG ATCGGCCGGCTGGACGGTTGTGTGAGAGTTGTCGGCATCTGTGGCTCTGATGACAAGTGCAGAGCTTTAGTAGAAGACTTAGGTTTCTCTGCAGCCATTAACTATCGCCAAGACGATGTCTGTGCGAGGCTAAAGGAGTGCTGCCCCGACGGCATTGATGTTTACTTTGACAACGTGGGAGGACACATCAGTGAGACTGTCATAGCACAG ATGAACAAAGGTAGCCATGTAATCCTGTGCGGGCAGATCTCTCAGTATAATAAGGATGTGCCGTATCCTCCGCCCCTGAGCGTGGAAACACAGAACGCCCTGCAAAGAAACTGCATCACCCGGGAACGCTTTCTGGTGCTCAGCTACATGCACAAAGCAGAGGCTGCCCTGTGTGAGCTCAGCCAGTGGGTGAAATCAGGTCAAATCAAG gTGCTAGAAACTGTGGTCAATGGCATTGAAAATATGGGAG TTGCTTTCTGCTCTATGATGAAAGGAGGAAACGTTGGGAAGCAAATAATAAAGATATCGGACTGA
- the ptgr2 gene encoding prostaglandin reductase 2 isoform X2, with product MRCRMNEETGADYLKPWQLSECLDGGGVGVVESSRCTSCPEGCVVTSFNWPWQTHAVMKGGALQKVDPQLVDGHLSYFLGAVGITGLTALLGVREKGHVTKGANQTMVVSGAAGACGSIAGQIGRLDGCVRVVGICGSDDKCRALVEDLGFSAAINYRQDDVCARLKECCPDGIDVYFDNVGGHISETVIAQMNKGSHVILCGQISQYNKDVPYPPPLSVETQNALQRNCITRERFLVLSYMHKAEAALCELSQWVKSGQIKVLETVVNGIENMGVAFCSMMKGGNVGKQIIKISD from the exons ATG CGATGCCGAATGAACGAAGAAACAGGTGCAGATTACCTGAAGCCGTGGCAGCTGTCCGAGTGTTTGGATGGTGGCGGTGTGGGTGTGGTGGAGTCCAGCCGCTGCACTTCCTGTCCTGAGGGATGCGTGGTCACCTCCTTTAACTGGCCTTGGCAAACTCATGCTGTTATGAAAGGAGGTGCCTTACAGAAG GTGGATCCACAGTTAGTTGATGGGCATTTGTCCTACTTTTTGGGTGCGGTTGGCATCACTGGCCTCACTGCATTGCTGGGAGTACGGGAGAAAGGTCACGTGACAAAAGGGGCCAATCAGACCATGGTTGTGAGCGGTGCTGCTGGGGCCTGTGGTTCCATAGCTGGACAG ATCGGCCGGCTGGACGGTTGTGTGAGAGTTGTCGGCATCTGTGGCTCTGATGACAAGTGCAGAGCTTTAGTAGAAGACTTAGGTTTCTCTGCAGCCATTAACTATCGCCAAGACGATGTCTGTGCGAGGCTAAAGGAGTGCTGCCCCGACGGCATTGATGTTTACTTTGACAACGTGGGAGGACACATCAGTGAGACTGTCATAGCACAG ATGAACAAAGGTAGCCATGTAATCCTGTGCGGGCAGATCTCTCAGTATAATAAGGATGTGCCGTATCCTCCGCCCCTGAGCGTGGAAACACAGAACGCCCTGCAAAGAAACTGCATCACCCGGGAACGCTTTCTGGTGCTCAGCTACATGCACAAAGCAGAGGCTGCCCTGTGTGAGCTCAGCCAGTGGGTGAAATCAGGTCAAATCAAG gTGCTAGAAACTGTGGTCAATGGCATTGAAAATATGGGAG TTGCTTTCTGCTCTATGATGAAAGGAGGAAACGTTGGGAAGCAAATAATAAAGATATCGGACTGA